A genomic stretch from Cydia amplana chromosome 1, ilCydAmpl1.1, whole genome shotgun sequence includes:
- the LOC134650944 gene encoding uncharacterized protein LOC134650944: MHALRKHPAVQLGTDEFKRCGLCDKADGSVIFPCGHPGCSDCVARGECQTCAPFMESSSDRPLLDGLHTKASSSLQDTLQPDEYQRQRLSEKLRVEKELFPECIQAPAKYINKRKSLNVSKKGKENRHSALFPGEEISSREFTMNKSRSYVQEWLSKQTNTSFGPQPRSPFSDLKVNTHHNQPHSTPVKDKQKENVPKLGTRQSNRKRPRLKQTPSTPSNTSLENFLKPVEKAEAKKAWGAKRLKQELDDPKHVESKGTDKHQDNENVIVSEECYTIEDTQDQIVDKDKMALLEVQKASCMESVEIIEETEENSLQSHKMSHVAFFKKSYLFENCKQCMNTLTDIKKCSHNNTPIKSNDVSITVENKSFIATISIVDCNPGKKQSTAVQTVEDPFFGFEQPSQEDSASLIAKMKEYIETADLLKDDMPQTDSQKTSCTDVIFEDQVKEDDKNIREDNMDRFGHSSEHDFGVLNPLDGAGFQNKRPRRGRGATPDSNNSSDKENCDPNRQKRQTKKKKDKK; encoded by the exons ATGCATGCTTTGCGTAAACATCCCGCTGTTCAATTGGGGACAGACGAGTTCAAACGCTGTGGTCTTTG TGATAAAGCGGATGGGAGCGTGATATTCCCCTGCGGTCACCCAGGTTGTAGTGACTGCGTGGCTAGGGGCGAGTGCCAGACTTGTGCACCATTCATGGAATCAAGCTCCGATCGACCTCTATTGGATGGCCTCCACACTAAAGCTTCATCATCTCTTCAAGATACTTTACAACCAGATG agtACCAGAGGCAGAGGCTATCCGAAAAATTAAGGGTGGAAAAAGAATTGTTCCCAGAATGCATACAAGCTCCTGCTAAGTATATCAATAAGAGGAAAAGCTTGAATGTGTCTAAGAAGGGTAAAGAAAATAGACACAGTGCCTTATTTCCTGGAGAAGAGATATCATCAAGAGAGTTTACAATGAATAAATCAAGATCATATGTTCAAGAATGGCTGAGCAAGCAAACAAATACTTCTTTTGGGCCGCAGCCTCGCTCACCCTTCTCAGACCTTAAAGTAAATACTCACCACAACCAGCCACATTCCACCCCAGTAAAAGacaaacaaaaagaaaatgttCCAAAGTTAGGAACCAGGCAGTCTAATAGAAAAAGACCAAGATTAAAACAGACACCTTCAACACCGAGTAACACAAGTTTAGAAAACTTCTTAAAACCTGTTGAAAAAGCCGAGGCTAAGAAGGCTTGGGGTGCTAAAAGATTGAAGCAAGAATTGGATGACCCCAAGCATGTGGAATCCAAAGGGACCGACAAACATCAAGATAATGAGAATGTAATTGTGAGTGAAGAATGCTATACTATAGAAGACACGCAGGATCAGATTGTTGATAAAGATAAAATGGCTCTCCTAGAAGTGCAGAAAGCCAGTTGCATGGAATCTGTGGAAATAATAGAAGAAACTGAAGAAAATTCTCTGCAATCACACAAAATGTCTCATGTGGCATTTTTTAAAAAGAGTTACCTTTTTGAAAACTGTAAACAATGCATGAACACTTTAACTGATATTAAAAAATGTTCACACAATAATACTCCGATTAAGTCTAATGATGTCTCTATAACTGTAGAGAACAAAAGTTTCATAGCGACTATCAGCATAGTTGATTGTAATCCTGGTAAAAAGCAGTCAACTGCAGTTCAAACAGTGGAAGATCCCTTCTTTGGGTTTGAGCAGCCATCCCAAGAGGATTCTGCATCGCTTATAGCTAAGATGAAAGAATATATTGAAACTGCAGACTTGCTGAAAGATGATATGCCACAGACTGATTCTCAAAAGACTTCTTGTACGGATGTAATCTTTGAGGATCAAGTTAAGGAGGATGATAAAAACATCCGGGAGGATAATATGGATAGATTTGGTCATAGCAGTGAACA cGATTTTGGTGTCCTGAATCCATTAGATGGAGCTGGTTTCCAAAACAAGAGGCCCAGGCGAGGCCGCGGCGCCACGCCGGACAGCAACAACTCCTCCGACAAAGAGAACTGTGATCCCAACAGGCAGAAAAGACAGACTAAAAAgaagaaagataaaaaataa
- the LOC134650412 gene encoding acanthoscurrin-1-like, with protein MKIFQVFVCLLALAVAARAGSIGWSSGGGGGYGGGGGGWSSGGGGGGWPSGGSSGWSSGGGGGYGGGGWSSGGGGGGHGGGGQVKIIKIITTGGGGGNGGYGGGSGGGWKSGGGGGYGGSSSGWSLGGGSGGWKSGGGGGYGGGSGGWSLGGGGGGWKSGGSCAMKICRIFVCLLVLIVAVHAGFIGGGGWSGGGGGGGWSGGGGGWKSGGGGGGGWRSGGEVKIIKVISSGGGGGGWRSGGGGGGWSSGGGGGGWRSGGGWKSW; from the exons ATGAAG ATATTCCAGGTATTCGTGTGCTTGTTGGCTTTGGCCGTAGCGGCGCGCGCTGGCTCTATTGGCTGGTCCAGCGGCGGCGGTGGTGGctatggcggcggcggcggcggctggtcgagcggcggcggcggcggcggttggCCGAGCGGCGGCAGCAGTGGCTGGTCCAGCGGTGGTGGCGGCGGCTACGGAGGCGGCGGCTGGTcaagcggcggcggcggcggcggccacgGCGGTGGTGGGC AAGTGAAGATCATTAAAATCATCACTACCGGCGGCGGCGGAGGTAA CGGCGGCTATGGTGGCGGCAGCGGCGGAGGATGGAAGTCCGGTGGCGGTGGCGGCTACGGCGGCAGCAGCAGCGGCTGGTCGCTCGGCGGTGGCAGCGGCGGATGGAAatctggcggcggcggcggctatggcggcggcagcggcggcTGGTCGCtcggtggcggcggcggtggcTGGAAGTCCGGCGGATCATG TGCCATGAAAATCTGCAGA ATATTCGTGTGCTTGTTGGTTTTGATCGTGGCCGTGCACGCCGGCTTCATCGGCGGCGGTGGCTGgtctggcggcggcggcggcggtggttggtccggcggcggcggcggttggAAGTCTGgaggcggtggcggcggcggttggcgcagcggcggcg AGGTGAAGATCATTAAAGTCATCAGCAGCGGCGGAG GCGGAGGCGGTTGGCGaagcggtggcggcggcggcggttggAGTTCCGGAGGCGGCGGTGGCGGTTGGAGATCCGGAGGCGGTTGGAAATCTTGGTGA